One region of Limnothrix sp. FACHB-406 genomic DNA includes:
- a CDS encoding iron uptake porin, with amino-acid sequence MSRFHWRSRLTPIAALALLAAAPAAPALAQSVNSTSPDLANPDSIGAVADTSELINDLNQYGQEGRNRRASSADQVTSVSQLSDVQPTDWAFQALQSLVERYGCIAGYPDGTYKGNRAMTRYEFAAGLNACLDRIQELLVTNVADYATKADLEVLKKLQDMFKTELAALRGRVDTLEGRISYLEKTQFSTTTKLTGNAILGLQGGTLTGDDDDSNAENVTFSNRVRLVFNTSFTGQDTLTTRLETNNVQNPLNDVTGLGSLSYGDGNSNQISLTYLGYRFPIGEKVEALVGTTGLDLDDIHDTHNPFLYGDGSGALSRFGDRPPVLRQPADAGVGFVWSPSDQWSIGAAYMAGNAASPSDGSGLFGGSYSASASLNYKSSDSRFSAGLFFAHSYYSNDDYQYADEDLGLLGRTGTRRTINPFGDHSAISNSVGLQANYLFSPKVGLNGWVGYTKAEDAQSDDSIDVLNWAVGLVFPDLGKEGNLGSLLVGQPPTVISADGVEEDDETPIHVEALYRWAVNDFISITPGVIAVFNADTGNDNNTAILGVVRTEFSF; translated from the coding sequence ATGTCTCGGTTCCATTGGCGATCGCGCTTAACCCCGATCGCTGCCCTGGCCCTGTTGGCGGCGGCTCCTGCTGCACCGGCCTTGGCCCAATCCGTTAATTCCACTAGCCCTGACTTGGCCAATCCCGACTCGATCGGGGCCGTGGCCGACACCAGCGAGCTGATCAACGACCTCAACCAATACGGCCAAGAGGGACGCAACCGCCGCGCCAGCAGCGCCGATCAGGTCACCTCCGTCTCGCAACTGTCGGACGTGCAACCCACCGATTGGGCCTTCCAAGCCCTGCAATCGCTGGTTGAGCGCTACGGTTGCATTGCCGGTTATCCCGACGGAACCTACAAGGGCAACCGGGCCATGACCCGCTACGAGTTCGCGGCCGGTTTGAATGCTTGCCTCGATCGAATCCAAGAATTGCTCGTGACCAACGTGGCCGACTACGCCACCAAAGCCGATCTAGAAGTCCTGAAGAAATTGCAGGACATGTTCAAGACCGAGCTGGCCGCCCTGCGGGGTCGCGTAGACACCCTGGAAGGTCGGATTTCTTACCTGGAGAAAACCCAATTCTCCACCACCACCAAGTTGACCGGGAACGCCATCCTTGGTTTGCAAGGGGGAACCCTCACGGGCGATGACGACGACAGCAACGCCGAAAACGTCACCTTCAGCAATCGGGTGCGACTGGTGTTCAACACCAGCTTCACGGGCCAAGACACCCTGACCACCCGTTTGGAAACCAACAATGTTCAGAATCCGCTGAACGATGTGACGGGCTTGGGTTCCCTGAGCTACGGCGACGGCAACAGCAACCAAATCAGCCTGACCTATTTGGGCTATCGCTTCCCGATCGGGGAAAAAGTGGAAGCCCTGGTGGGAACCACCGGGTTGGATTTGGATGACATCCACGACACCCACAACCCCTTCCTCTATGGCGATGGTTCCGGGGCCCTGTCGCGATTTGGCGATCGGCCGCCCGTGTTGCGTCAACCGGCCGATGCTGGGGTGGGCTTTGTTTGGAGTCCCAGCGATCAATGGTCGATCGGGGCCGCCTACATGGCCGGCAACGCCGCCAGCCCCAGCGATGGCAGCGGTCTTTTCGGCGGTAGCTACAGCGCCAGCGCCAGCTTGAACTACAAGAGCAGTGACAGCCGCTTCAGCGCCGGCCTGTTCTTTGCCCACAGCTACTACTCCAACGACGATTACCAATACGCCGACGAAGACTTGGGCCTGTTGGGTCGCACCGGCACGCGACGCACAATCAACCCCTTTGGCGACCATTCCGCGATCAGCAACAGTGTTGGCCTGCAAGCTAACTATCTGTTCTCGCCCAAGGTGGGCTTGAACGGTTGGGTTGGTTACACCAAGGCGGAAGATGCCCAAAGCGACGACAGCATCGACGTGCTGAACTGGGCTGTGGGTTTGGTCTTCCCTGACTTGGGCAAAGAAGGCAACCTGGGATCCTTGTTGGTGGGTCAGCCGCCGACGGTGATCAGTGCGGATGGCGTGGAAGAGGATGACGAAACACCGATCCACGTGGAAGCGCTCTACCGCTGGGCCGTGAACGACTTCATTTCGATCACTCCGGGGGTGATTGCGGTGTTCAATGCGGACACGGGCAACGACAACAACACGGCCATCTTGGGCGTGGTGCGCACCGAGTTCAGTTTCTAG
- a CDS encoding 2TM domain-containing protein, which translates to MTNADRSPLANPDARGSDSRFIDVPTRDNYDRDAVQEILQLAIARRQDIEQYSRSQLLELADEIGIDRTDLYAAEQRWLAQNGDRSQRQQFVAAQRQRLKLNLGKFGIVNGFLLLIDLVSSGHLGWSLTLGLGWGMFIALDAWKSLQPDTEDFEKRFQKWQLQQKTVDDWD; encoded by the coding sequence ATGACTAACGCTGATCGATCGCCCTTAGCCAATCCTGATGCACGCGGTTCCGACTCCCGCTTCATCGATGTGCCCACCCGCGATAATTACGATCGGGATGCGGTGCAGGAAATTTTGCAACTCGCGATCGCCCGTCGCCAAGATATTGAGCAATATTCCCGCAGTCAGCTTCTGGAATTGGCCGATGAAATTGGGATCGATCGCACTGATTTGTATGCAGCCGAACAGCGTTGGTTGGCTCAAAATGGGGATCGATCGCAACGCCAACAATTCGTGGCCGCCCAACGGCAGCGCCTCAAGTTAAACCTCGGTAAATTTGGCATCGTCAACGGCTTTTTATTACTGATTGACTTGGTTTCCTCGGGCCATTTGGGCTGGTCGCTCACCTTGGGTTTGGGGTGGGGAATGTTCATTGCCCTGGATGCTTGGAAGTCTTTGCAACCGGATACGGAAGACTTTGAAAAACGGTTCCAAAAATGGCAACTTCAGCAAAAAACCGTGGATGACTGGGATTAA
- the aroC gene encoding chorismate synthase gives MGNTFGHLFRITTFGESHGGGVGVVIDGCPPRLPLTAEEIQVELDRRRPGQSKITTPRKETDQCEILSGVFEGKTLGTPIAILVRNKDTRPQDYDEMAKTYRPSHADATYDAKYGFRNWQGGGRSSARETIGRVAAGAIAKKILRQFGNIEIVGYVKRIKDLEAAIDPLTVTTEQVESNILRSPDGDFAERAIALIESIRDEGDSVGGVVECVVRNVPMGLGSPVFDRLEADLAKAVMSLPATKGFEVGSGFAGTLLKGSEHNDEFYTDEAGKLRTTTNRSGGVQGGISNGEPVVIRIAFKPTATIRKAQNTVDQTGEAKVLAGKGRHDPCVLPRAVPMVEAMVALVVCDHLLRDRAQCHTLEDLA, from the coding sequence ATGGGCAACACGTTTGGACATCTGTTTCGGATCACCACCTTTGGCGAGTCCCACGGTGGTGGGGTGGGCGTTGTGATCGATGGTTGCCCGCCCCGGTTGCCCCTAACGGCCGAAGAAATTCAAGTGGAACTCGATCGCCGCCGGCCCGGCCAAAGCAAAATCACCACGCCTCGCAAGGAAACCGACCAGTGCGAAATCCTTTCGGGTGTGTTTGAGGGCAAGACCCTGGGCACGCCGATCGCGATTTTGGTGCGCAACAAGGACACCCGGCCCCAGGACTACGACGAGATGGCCAAGACCTATCGCCCGTCCCACGCCGATGCGACCTACGACGCGAAATATGGGTTCCGTAATTGGCAAGGGGGCGGTCGATCGTCCGCGCGGGAAACGATCGGGCGGGTGGCCGCCGGAGCGATCGCCAAGAAGATCCTGCGGCAATTTGGCAACATCGAAATCGTCGGCTACGTGAAGCGAATTAAGGATCTGGAAGCGGCGATCGACCCGCTGACCGTGACGACGGAGCAGGTAGAAAGCAATATTCTGCGATCGCCCGATGGGGACTTTGCGGAACGGGCGATCGCCCTGATTGAATCAATCCGCGATGAGGGTGATTCCGTCGGCGGCGTGGTGGAATGCGTTGTGCGGAATGTGCCGATGGGCTTGGGTTCGCCCGTGTTCGATCGCCTGGAAGCCGATCTGGCCAAGGCGGTGATGTCCCTGCCCGCCACCAAAGGGTTTGAGGTGGGGTCGGGTTTTGCGGGCACGTTGCTGAAGGGCAGCGAACACAACGACGAGTTTTACACGGACGAAGCGGGCAAACTGCGAACCACAACGAATCGATCGGGCGGAGTCCAAGGCGGCATCAGCAACGGCGAACCGGTCGTGATCCGGATTGCCTTCAAGCCCACGGCCACGATCCGCAAGGCCCAAAACACCGTCGATCAAACCGGGGAAGCCAAGGTGCTGGCGGGCAAGGGTCGCCACGATCCCTGTGTGCTGCCCCGGGCCGTGCCGATGGTGGAGGCGATGGTGGCGTTGGTGGTTTGCGATCATTTGCTGCGCGATCGGGCCCAGTGCCACACCCTCGAAGATTTGGCATAG
- a CDS encoding ABC transporter ATP-binding protein, translating to MSQSLVCGGSANPLPLNRPLVELRGVSKTLGDRKILDRVDFAIYPNEAIAIIGPSGTGKSTILRVISGLLEPDEGEVYLLEEPRQGLLGDSHEPEGVEIKLVFQQAALFDSLTVGENVGFSLLEAGQLPPHEIQKLVDRALERVGLPSIADRYPAELSGGMKKRVSFARAIIENPAPDGTPIPEVLLYDEPTAGLDPIASTIVEDLMRELSQKVNFCSTYVVVTHQDSTIRRTADRVVFLYDGRIRWQGKIQEVDTTDNPYVRQFFNSAIEGPIQVVTA from the coding sequence ATGTCTCAATCCCTGGTTTGTGGCGGATCGGCGAACCCGCTGCCCCTTAATCGCCCCTTGGTGGAACTGCGCGGGGTCAGCAAAACGCTAGGCGATCGCAAAATTCTCGATCGAGTGGATTTCGCCATTTATCCCAACGAGGCGATCGCGATTATTGGCCCCTCCGGCACGGGAAAATCAACCATCTTACGGGTGATTAGTGGCCTGTTGGAACCCGACGAAGGCGAGGTTTATTTGTTAGAAGAACCCCGCCAAGGCCTGCTGGGCGACAGCCACGAACCGGAGGGGGTAGAAATCAAGTTGGTGTTTCAGCAAGCCGCCCTGTTTGATTCCCTGACGGTGGGCGAAAATGTGGGGTTTTCCTTGCTGGAGGCGGGTCAGTTGCCCCCGCACGAAATTCAAAAATTGGTCGATCGCGCCCTGGAGCGGGTGGGGTTGCCGTCCATTGCCGATCGCTACCCGGCGGAGTTGTCGGGCGGCATGAAAAAACGGGTTAGTTTTGCCCGCGCCATCATTGAAAATCCTGCTCCCGATGGCACACCCATTCCCGAAGTGTTGCTCTATGACGAGCCAACGGCTGGCCTTGACCCGATCGCCTCCACAATTGTGGAAGACCTGATGCGGGAACTAAGCCAAAAGGTCAATTTTTGCTCAACCTATGTGGTCGTGACCCACCAGGACAGCACCATTCGCCGCACAGCCGATCGGGTGGTATTTTTGTATGATGGGCGCATTCGTTGGCAAGGGAAAATCCAGGAAGTTGACACCACTGATAATCCCTATGTGCGCCAGTTTTTCAACAGCGCGATCGAGGGGCCTATTCAGGTGGTCACCGCCTAG
- a CDS encoding alpha/beta fold hydrolase — protein MAASEQAPAIPQAIPQALHVETRGRGLPLLCLHGHPGSGRSMQVFTRHWADRFWTIAPDLRGYGRSRSGSDFAMEAHIADLVALLDRLQIDQALVLGWSLGGILALELALRHPDRVQGLILIATAARPRSAPMPSQRWDLAYTLIAALLNGVWPGWAWNIRQFGERSLLRYLIQRHTPETYRYLAESAVWDVLQTSGAATRSLRQALQAGYDRQADLVKIRCPALVMAGAGDRHITPIASLETATGLPRSQWHCYDGVAHLFPWEIPDRVLADIDHWLQEQGFGQLDSFQQR, from the coding sequence TTGGCTGCTTCTGAACAGGCCCCAGCAATTCCTCAAGCCATCCCGCAAGCACTCCATGTGGAAACCCGCGGTCGGGGGCTGCCGCTGTTGTGTTTGCATGGTCACCCCGGCTCTGGGCGCAGTATGCAAGTGTTTACGCGCCATTGGGCCGATCGATTCTGGACGATCGCGCCGGATTTGCGGGGATATGGCCGCAGTCGATCGGGGAGTGACTTTGCCATGGAAGCCCACATTGCGGATTTGGTGGCCCTACTCGATCGACTCCAAATTGACCAAGCTCTTGTCTTGGGTTGGTCTTTGGGGGGAATTTTGGCCCTGGAGTTGGCCCTGCGACATCCCGATCGAGTGCAAGGGCTGATTTTGATTGCCACGGCGGCCCGCCCCCGCAGCGCCCCCATGCCCAGCCAACGATGGGACTTGGCCTACACCCTGATTGCAGCTCTGTTGAATGGGGTATGGCCCGGTTGGGCTTGGAATATTCGGCAATTTGGCGAGCGATCACTCCTGCGCTACCTGATTCAACGCCACACCCCCGAAACCTATCGCTACTTGGCTGAATCGGCGGTGTGGGATGTGTTGCAAACCTCAGGGGCGGCCACCCGATCGCTGCGTCAGGCGCTTCAGGCTGGATACGATCGCCAGGCGGATTTGGTCAAAATTCGCTGCCCCGCACTGGTGATGGCCGGAGCGGGCGATCGCCACATCACCCCGATCGCCAGCCTGGAAACCGCCACCGGCTTACCCCGCAGCCAGTGGCACTGTTATGACGGCGTGGCACACCTGTTTCCTTGGGAAATTCCCGATCGGGTTTTGGCAGATATCGATCACTGGCTTCAGGAACAGGGTTTTGGGCAACTCGATTCATTCCAGCAACGCTAG
- the yvcK gene encoding gluconeogenesis factor YvcK family protein codes for MLQRRAPKRVNQWVKWLAPGLLVKRWLLTSASGAVLVWFGAAIWTKQTPVFYTTQFLQEFVGRLATLIPNNVSGPLVLAGGLGLVLWGQTRTLGTIAEVLMPDGDEELIDRLLTHRRLNRGPRIVAIGGGTGLSTLLRGLKQYSANITAIVTVADDGGSSGRLRRDFGVLPPGDIRNCLAALSAEERLMTALFQYRFTTGSGLAGHSFGNLFLTAMSDITGDLEQAIDASSQVLAVQGRVLPATLEDVVLWAELTDGRYVEGESNISEAHGQIARIGCTPSNPRAVPRAIEAIESADYIIIGPGSLYTSVIPNLLVPEITEAIARCPAPRIYVCNVMSQPGETEGYTVSDHIRAIDQACGHKLFDAVLVQKNPPSPKTLDRYAREHSHPIQLDREAVARLGRRIVIANVIDEDPHTGLIRHHSGKLARVLLRWFDRAAAHNLENS; via the coding sequence ATTTTGCAGCGTCGCGCTCCCAAACGGGTTAACCAATGGGTGAAGTGGCTTGCGCCGGGTTTGTTGGTCAAGCGCTGGCTGCTGACCAGTGCGAGCGGGGCGGTGTTGGTGTGGTTTGGGGCGGCCATTTGGACAAAGCAAACCCCGGTGTTTTACACCACTCAGTTTTTGCAAGAGTTTGTGGGGCGCTTGGCCACCCTAATTCCCAATAATGTTTCTGGGCCGCTGGTGTTGGCGGGGGGGTTGGGGCTGGTGTTGTGGGGACAAACGCGCACCCTGGGAACGATCGCGGAAGTGCTGATGCCCGATGGGGATGAGGAGTTGATCGATCGCCTCTTGACCCATCGGCGGCTGAATCGGGGGCCGCGCATTGTGGCGATCGGGGGTGGCACGGGTCTCTCAACCCTGTTGCGAGGCCTCAAGCAATACAGCGCCAACATCACGGCCATTGTGACGGTGGCGGATGATGGCGGATCTTCAGGACGGCTGCGGCGCGATTTTGGGGTGCTGCCACCGGGGGATATTCGCAATTGCTTGGCGGCCCTGTCGGCGGAAGAGCGGCTGATGACGGCGTTGTTTCAATATCGCTTCACCACCGGCAGCGGGTTGGCGGGCCACAGCTTTGGCAATTTGTTTTTGACGGCCATGAGCGACATCACGGGAGACTTGGAACAGGCGATCGATGCCAGTTCCCAAGTCCTGGCGGTGCAGGGGCGGGTGTTGCCGGCCACGCTGGAGGATGTGGTGCTCTGGGCTGAGCTAACCGATGGCCGTTACGTGGAGGGCGAGTCGAACATCAGCGAGGCCCATGGGCAAATTGCCCGCATTGGTTGCACGCCGTCTAATCCTCGGGCCGTGCCTCGGGCGATCGAGGCGATCGAGTCGGCGGACTACATTATCATTGGCCCCGGCAGCCTCTACACCAGCGTGATCCCCAATCTGTTGGTTCCAGAAATTACTGAGGCGATCGCCCGTTGTCCGGCTCCTCGAATCTATGTGTGCAACGTGATGAGCCAACCGGGAGAAACGGAGGGCTACACCGTTTCGGATCACATCCGGGCGATCGACCAGGCCTGTGGTCACAAATTGTTTGATGCGGTGTTGGTGCAAAAAAATCCCCCATCCCCCAAAACCCTTGATCGCTATGCCCGCGAACATAGCCACCCCATTCAGCTCGATCGGGAAGCGGTGGCGCGTCTGGGTCGCCGGATTGTGATTGCCAACGTCATTGACGAAGATCCCCACACGGGCCTGATTCGCCACCATTCGGGCAAGTTAGCCCGCGTGCTGCTCCGTTGGTTCGATCGCGCTGCTGCCCACAATCTCGAGAATTCTTAG